The sequence below is a genomic window from Ischnura elegans chromosome 2, ioIscEleg1.1, whole genome shotgun sequence.
AGATTAGTCTTTCATGCCATGAAATCACTCAAGACTGACAGGCTTTTGGAAAAATTTTGACACTTAAGTGTTCTTATTGTTCTTTGAAATTTGTATATGACAGATGAATTTGCATGCGTTGTCTTTTGAGCATTTTATGGTCAGTCTCAATAGGAAGTGGATTCGTGTGGCTAATGTAAGTACTGCAGTGACTATCACTTTATAGAATTGATTTAAAAGCATGTTCATGTTgtggctgaaatgaaattttgatataatgtTTGTTGtaacttaataatttattaaatctaCTGTAAAAAGAGTAACATGAAGATTTTGTTAGAGTGGAACAATGTCTGTACTTGGAAAATATATCTTTACTTTTGAACTTTGGATATGTAGAAACTACAGTGTGTATGGATACATATTGTATAACAAACTTTGATACAATACATTTCTATAGTGAAAACTATAATTAATGGGCATTTGCTTTAATTTATGTTGTAGATCTTCAACTTGCTATGGATTTGAGCAAAGAAAATTTGTAAGCAAATGCTCAAGCAGCTGCCGAGTCACTTGAATCCGTTCACACCAGTGGACTCGACAAGTGAGCAGTTGAGCATAACCACACTTGGTAAACTTTAGGCTTGAGTGTATGCATTCGATTGCCGTCCCAGTGAAAGTTGGCGATTGTGACTGTGAGGTGGGCTCTGCTGCCAACTCTTCATACGCATGTGTAGTAGCTATGAGCGGTCCCTTGTCCCTTCCAACACATCCTTTTCGTATCACCTCACCCATGCGAAGTGGTTATTTTTATATAGAGCAAAGTGAAATGGTCTTTGAGCCAGGGAAAAAATCACCTAAATGCCacatacattttcaaaataaccCTCTCAAAACTCTGAGCTACTTTCAAGAATGTTTGCAGAAGTCAAGTAAAGTTTgtcaattgatgaaaaattttgcaGTCCATGATAACCAGTAATGCTCTCTTGGTAGAACTCATGTCACATTTAAGAAACTATCAGTTTTGTCTCTATTACTGGAGACTTCCTGAGTTTAATCACACATTgaatgcatgtaaaatttttcataCATCCTATAGGGGTCCAGGGAGGAGATAAGGGTAAGAGTGGGACTTCCTCTGGAAGTTTCATTTTCCTCTCAAAATAAATTGAAGCATTGACATATGAAAGTGGCCCAGTGAAATGGAAGTCTTATGCTCCTTAACTCTTGTCCATACTGTACTACCTGTTTTTCATTCATATGCCTAGTTACACTTTCGGCAATTTAATTTATAGACCATGGTGCATATACCAATCACATCTGGCTTGACCTTTAGGCTGTACATATAATATCAGcctgcaggggcggatccaggatttttttctgggaggggcacaagcaaggccgtatccaggattttgttctgggtggggcacaaggatacctcgtaatacaaaacgaacgcaatgataatgggatcgtattaaaaatcttgcatattttttagggtctggggggggcatgtgcccccgtgcccccccccctggatccgcctatgtcagCCTGGTTGTTCAATCCCTGCAGCAGACTGCTCAAAAGATGATGAGTAACATGCCCTTCAAAACATTGGCCATGATGAAGTTTTTAATGAAAGGGGAAGGCCGAGAATCATTCAGTGCTCACATATACTGGGAAAGTCTCTTCTTGTATGCCACTGTGATTCCTGATTTTAATGGACGGTGGTGAGAACTGGCTAGAAGATATCTGGAGTTAGTTGATATGTATCCTCTGAGCAGCATGATCCAGGATTCCACCTTTTCCTCTAGTTAACATGAAGTTGAAGTGATAGTCATGAATAAAATCTCAGAAATGCAAGTTTATACCAACATGAGTTGTCATGCATACATTGTAGTACatacaatcctaagaatggtatGATGCAGCCCTCCATTACTCCCTATCTCAtccacaggggcgcagctaggaattaaggctgggggtggtttaggtgcaactaataccagggtgtgtgggggtatggaatacccaccaggataagcagtatgtccgagattaataaattgcagaattttaagataaatggttcaaaatggtgagttttacggcttcatgagggatattttgttaatccttatagtattatattagtaatatcaatccaattaagtaaaatggattaaactaaaaaatttctctgagctctgggcggagttttatcccccaaatcccccccttgctgcgccactgctcacCCAAGCTAGTTCTTTTGCCTCACCATGGTTCTTCTGTACCAGATCGTTCTTGATCTCCCCTAGTTACTTGTACCTTGATCTTCCTCTGGCTACTTTTCcaacaatttttccttccattaagtTTCCATTTGCTACTGGGACTGATTACTCGTCCAATCCACCTCATTCATCATTGGCACACAGTGATGCATCTTGTTCATTCCCCtccaattatttttgttattcttctACATACCTCTTATTCTTTCTCCTATTCTTCCATATAATCCCCACCTCTCACCCTATGctttccattttatcttccttaTCCCTCTCCGGCACCAGGTCTTGAAGAGCTCTTTTATATTTTGCTACTATTGCCgtagccagaaaaatattttgatagtgGGGCTTTCACAGAAATGTGGTGATTTTTTTGTTGGGGTCATTTGAAGGTACTGGTCTTAAAATAATTCTTCTCTAACATTTCCATGGGAACTTGAAACCCATGATTCCCACTCTTGCTGCATTATTGGAAAATGGTtacttaaatgagacattgcaatatttctacaaGATTTATTTGAACACAACTTATTTTGTTGTAACATCAACAAGTTCATCATGTGCCTCAAAGTTTGGCATGGGATACTTTGCTAGCATTACGAATATCATGCATGATGTGCGGCTCAAtatattatatttgatttttttttgctatgaGTTCTTCCAAGTTGCCAGAAATTCATTTTGAGGGAGTAAAAGGGCTGCATATAATGAGTGTCATCCAAATCCTTTAAATGCTTTTGGTGAACAAAGTCCATCAGCACTTTACTGAgagatttagaaaaaaacaatagCTTCATCTTCACATTTTACTCCCTAATCAGCAAAAAAGTCAAGCTTTATTGCCATTTTGTATTCTATCTGCAGAAAATTGTATAGTTTCtcttcctcatagggaaatctttcctttctgttgGAATGGCAaagcatggtttcgctagtagtgggccctgccGCCCCAATGACAGTGTGGGTTTTTTCCCCATTGTTGTTGGGCTCTCATGGCAGCAGCACCTcccatcctttttttccttccactgtccttcccctcctgaggTGCAAGGGTGATAAGCCAAGCTTTGTTCTTAAGAGTGTAACCCTGCAAGCCCACCCATGGTCCTCATTTAACCAGTCATTTTGCATTGAGCATGCATGAGCAACACTTCAAAAATTCACTAGAAAGCCCAATAGGTTGTTtcttttgaatgaatatttccACTGATCCATTGGATGAGTGCTTGCTAGTCTTGGAGATCAGATATGAATGGGTCAAAGTAACTATGCATATTATATTACTTGAATGACAGGTTTTATGTAAAAATGGTCAATTATGAATTGAATGGAGTTATGTTTTTCGTAGTCATCTCCCTCCTCCTATGAACTCAACATTTCCCATTCCCCCTACCAACTCCTAGTATGTACTGGCTGTCACTCACTCTACTTACCAGAATTTCCCTTGTCCTCACTTTCCCTACTGACAAAATAAACCATATGATTTTCACATGAATATCCTGAAAATGTGATAATATGACGTTACCCAGTTGCTAAAAGTTCATTGTTCTGATAAAAAGTAATACATGCATATTGTACTTTGTGATTCAATTATAAAGCTAAATTTTTGCTAACATGTatagtttattttaacattgACAATTCACAAAAATGTAGCCAAATCACATTTACAAAAGCAAAGTATTCAGTGATGCTTACAAGGAGAGCGTGTGAGtcgattttattttgaaacaaatggaaaaaacatggagaaaaaatacttgattgctttttaaattctttgagtTATTAATTgaagtatgtaaaaaaaaatatttctgtgaatTAAATTACAAAGTATTTATTCAATGAGAGTGAAAAAGAGGTTTACTTTTATATATATGCTCCCATATTTAAATGTGACACTAACTTgggtaataataaatattttgattatcaAAATATCCTTTATGTGCAAACTCCCTAATTACTTCTAAATACCTTTGATCACAAGCCTTTGTGGTtagttttttcatcatttcacaACCTGCTAATGTTTCATCTTTGTTTGTGTGACCATTAGTTGATTTAGTAGTTATTATAGTGTCTTCAATGGAGCTAGCTGCCTCTGATGGGTCTCCAAGGACGATACGGAGCATCAATTCTGCTAGCATCAGGCCCCAGGGCCAGTGGCGTTGCACATCTTCCTTAAGAGCTTTGAAAGACAGTGGATGACTGTCTGGTAGGTCAATATGTCCTACCTCTTGTCCTCTTCCACCCACCTGAGTTAATATGTGGAGAAAAAGTTGTGCTCAGTCACACTTTAGATGTATACATGACACTAAGCTtttgagcatttaatttttaaaggtgACATAATTGGTATTAGCatataatgaatttattcatgtatatttattcACATATTCAAGACTTCCCCCACATTGTCTTTTGCAATAAAAGTATGCCATCTTATAGATCATGATCTTAGAACTTATGTGCCCTGTGGCTGCGATGCATACACCTATTAGTGAGATTTGATCTATTACACGAGCCTAAGGGCATATATTATAATTCCCttgcaaaaattaaatactaaGTGTTCAATGCTAACATTAAGCACGTgttgaaactttttttaaaaccaaataggATGGTATCTCTTCTAATTTTGTGGAATGTATAATTTATGTTGAATCGCCAAGAAAAACTTTGTACACTTCCACTTGtagcagtaaatatttttgtaaaacccATGGGTAGGTACAAAACTGAGTTCTGATCTATTCAAGTCAAGCAGATTTTCTCTACCTATAGTGGGATTATGTAGCTTATGGAGTAGTACATACAGGAAGTggtggcttgcccataaggactctagGACGctgcccctcccaaatatttgaaaaataaattaaatacccattcaattataattatacatctaattaaccatagtgttttttcaattgcatacactgaaaatgtaggaaaaacgtGCAAAAATTGTGCGAGAAGTTTGCATTTGTAGctgcggggcgctggccagaacgtcccaatccatcaccatgcagttatatgaagagtggtagtggtgggggctgctggtgctatgacgcgtctaagattgtgccttatggaagtcttgggatgccgtccgagcatgcgcagtgCGATGTAAGTAGTGAGTTGACATAGCGACGCCGCCCGGTGGCCGTATAATATTGGTGTGGCTTTGTTGcaaaataccttgttttggtgaccagttgactcaTTATATGGAAATTGTTTTattgtaaataggcctagttttagttgtattaattaggttagtgattgttagtgtttttttttgttagtgattgttttgtgcattagtgagtcataatggtctacagattgccttaaaaactcactaaaatacacaaaatattaaaacattttgatcccccggtggagtgtgccccgcccagcatttgactcacaagCCGCCAATGCGTACAGGTAGACTAAATTTTTGCTTATGATGAATATACATATCCCTAAGTTAGTTTTATAGGACAGGATGGAGTCACACTGACTTAATAAGCTGTTGCAGCATGAATGCCTAAATTTTAGTGTAGGGAGGCCTGGTTACTATCTGTGGACCACCTTCACCTTAGCATAGGGTTCCAACAAATAGTATACCTTATTATGCGAGTAAGGATTAATAGGATAGTGGTGGATGGAGGTTGGGGGGGGATGGTTAACTCCTTCTGCAGTCCTTAGGTGGTTTGCATCATCTTTCAGTGATAATGCGTCTCCTTAAAGACAAGTGGCCCTTACATATCCTCCAATAATCTTTAAACATCATTTGTCGATctagtgaaaaatgaaaatttaatcgaagaaaCCACTTCTAcagattaatttttcatattcttctAGGATTAATGGCAGTCACCCCAGTGGTGAATACATATGGGTGGTGTTTGGGATACGTGCCCCCCCTTGCAGGACTGCCTGTATTGCTGAAaaatgcagaaccacaattgtaacttctTTATATCATAAGGTAGTGTTGTCTTGTATATGCATATAatctatttaaataaaactatctaaaattttgcatgtaacttgattatttttcattatgattaaAGTATAGGtaagtagctcaaaatatcttttacgcccccccttgagttttttctttatccgCTATTGAGTCATCCCCTGCCACGCCTCTAGCAATCCACTATCTGCCACCATATATGTGGGGTGTAAAGTCTGAACCAAAGTTCTGCACAATAGGCCATACACATTTCCCAAAGCAGGTGTCTCTAACATTTGCATTTAGATTTGTCAAAAATGTATCTAAAACAGActtatgcaaattttattttagaaaattgcaCATGAAGAATCATTTATTGTACATCaaaatatgtatattgaagtAATCACCTTTCCTAAATTCTCTGCATTGTTCATCCCATTGCTTTCGCATGGGGATAATGACTCAAGGTCAACCCCTGCCTCTCGTATTCCAGCAAGCAGTGCATCATGGTAAGCTCGCAGGAGGTCTTCCCCATGATCCTTCCTTAGGGCGTACGTTGTGCTGGTGTAGAGGAAAGTATGGAGGTCGAGAGAAGGTGAACCATATCTGGTCATCTGGAAGTCCAATAATTTAGCTGCAACCGGCACCTCTTCCTTCCGCACATTTTTGTCATACCTACGAGTAGCATTTTTCACACACATGTAtacataacataaaaaatgaaggaaaagttGTTTCATCgtggaattaaggctggggggggggggagggtttaagtgcaactaatactggggtgtgtgggggtatggaatatccaccaggataagcggtacgtgcgagattaataaattgcggaattttaagaaaaatggttcaaaatggttagttttacaactttctgagggatattttataaatcctcacactattctattagtaatatcaatccaattaagtaaaatggattaaactcaagatttctctgagctctgtggggagGAGGAGTTTATCCTccaaacccctcctcctcctccctctcctgtGCATGCGAGgagacttttaatttattgaggaGTGAAATCCATAGCATAACTTACCTGTACATTATATTGTTCACCCAAAAGTCACCATGGTTGATGACAGCTAGAGGCTCACGATATCGCTGGAGAATGTCCTGAGAAAGCTGAAACCTTTCTTTGATGACTCTGTCTGCAACTGAAGCGACCCTCAGTAACAGATCAGCATCATCTACTCCCTTTTCCACCTCAGATAGAATCAGAGCCTCAATCTTCCCCACAGCTAACTGTCAAACATGGAGGAAGAAGTCTTCATTGAAGTGGCATTAAGAGTACATATATGATGGGCACCATTCAGTTATTGTTCATTAttaaaagcatatttaaaaaatgagaaaagtcaAATTGAATTAGTCATCCAGCTCACATGAAGGTTGTGGAAGTCACAGAAAACTCGGGGACTCAAGGTCATCTATTCTCcccaaaatatttggaaaatcgGGTCTTATGTAGTGTGACCATAATGTAAATTAACTCCATGTACCCCACATATGTATCATAACTTAAGTTGCATTCACaaattggtatatttttaattttatttatatttttcaatataaataaattataaatatctttctaTAATCTATCTGTAATCTTTATATTTGAATGGCATTTGTCATATTACcataagtcaataatcctaagactGATTTGATACAGCTCTTCATTTTGTAATCCTATATGCTCGCCTTTTCATAGTGATATCTCCTTCACAGCCTTTAAAACCTGCCCTTTTTAACTCATTCTTGGCTGTCCGTTAACCTTCTTCTCTTGGTATGTATGTCCTTGTCTaagaatgttttcatcaggccatcatgcctaatagtgtggccaactaagttgcccctTCTTCTCCTCATGCTTTTTAaatgacttctcttttcttctactcttcttatctcttcctcattacttaattcgtcaagcccctttaccttcatcattctttttgTAGCCCAACATTTCAAATGCTCTCACTGCTGCTGCTCCTCCtctctctgctgctgtcaatgttcAAGCCTCTCTCCCAAAGAGAAATATGTATGCTCCATGCATAGCAAGTGATCATAAGTCTGGATATTGTATTGCCAGAATTTGAGGTTGCTTGCTGGGTGGTGAACGTAGGTGGCAGGAGATTTTAACGAGCAGGTAACCCAAAATTCAAATGgcagatacagtggaacctcgttaaagcgagtacgggctatagcgacacccccgctataacgagagatagccgatgcaccgtcaattgaccctataataagcgtgttaaaaaattcgttttaacgagaccctttcggtgttggctctcgccatagcgagggtttcaccgccggaagactttcatcaagactccttaacctctgtaattgctagcgatctgttagaaatgaagttaatggagtgctcagtctcaaatttatgtggtaaactgtctttcgataaatataatgattgaagaaacaatgctttgcatgatttttattcagtgcggcgcttataaattgttcgaatagttagtcgttgtttgagtaaggaaatttagtgatgcaaaaaaacatcgcctttcgtctggatttatgcttacgtttatcggatagatgtttatctgtcgccgcaccactcctgttcctgtatatctgttcgcaagaggtatattggctattatttgctccacctccggtaaagcgacaattcgctataacgaatgtttattagtgcaccgtggggtgtcgttatatcgaggttgcactgtatgtagTTCAGATGGAGCTTATCAAATGAtgattattctttaaaattatttgtcaGATGAGCCTAGCtttgaatttgcatttttatgagATTGCTCGCTTGTTCATATTTTGTTGTCTTGGTACCTGAAATCACAAGAAGTTCACAAAACACTcttacccaaagttaaaaaaatgctcagGCTGGAGTCAagccaaataaatttttaatgagatttttttaattttacatttttcaatggaATCCATCTAAAACCAAAagaatttagataaataaatttgcACCGTTAAATATGAGGCCACTGGGCAAGATTTTAATACCCTTATGTCCTTCTCTGGGACTCTCttacattttcagaaaaaactcttttcctttctttttttactctcctaaatttttcatgtgatctacatctacatcctaGGTGTTCTGAAAGGCACCTCAATGGGCATGTGGTAAGAGGTCACATTAGCCATTTACATGtgggaagaaaagagaaggaaaaaaatgcatgttcACATTGGTCGTGATCTGATTACTGGAAATCAGTTCAACCTTGCATTGATCAATGTCGCATGTTGTTCAGGGGCAAaaccagtggcggtttgcccataaggactctcggacgtcgcccctcccaaatatttgaaaaagtaaaaaaaataaatatccattaatttataattatacatctgattaatcaaagcgttttttcagtcccatgcatcgaaagtgttggaaaaacacgaaaagaaatagcgcgagaagttcgtatttgtagccgaggggcgctggccagaacgtcccaatccatccccatgcagttatatggagagtggtagtggtgggggccgctggtgctatgacgcgtctaacgttgtgtcttatggaagtcttgggacgtcgttccgaaaatgcgcagagcgacgtatgagttgacatcgctgcagaggccggcgggcgtataacctggcgtctacttggtgctgccatagaaaagggacctacggaatcagaatggtcactgtactgggtgtagttatacgattttaatttttaattactggtaggtattgctacagtaaattaattatcccattatgcttgcgttttttggtgtttgaattccggaacacataaaatccaaccagttaaaggccgtattg
It includes:
- the LOC124153423 gene encoding uncharacterized protein LOC124153423 isoform X1; translated protein: MTGSGGVLDESTLLQSQLFSEDLRSGKLCNFIVIQATPGMTLDGNGGAPPIPKKLEFFRDALGSAAAFGGDSEEDDIRVEDVEIAGSNRLGENFGSAMTFANVKFRTRKGPKNVGVVIKCLQETEWHVEVMNIYALFDKEVEFYRKTMPAIAKFQTERGMAQTSCIGELVPKCMFAKAHGDEHIVITENLREKGYCMADRHRGLGLRHSIVALRTLGRFHAASLAMKILEPGAFWEASRNSIREVNFIKGREKLFERFYNQLAVGKIEALILSEVEKGVDDADLLLRVASVADRVIKERFQLSQDILQRYREPLAVINHGDFWVNNIMYRYDKNVRKEEVPVAAKLLDFQMTRYGSPSLDLHTFLYTSTTYALRKDHGEDLLRAYHDALLAGIREAGVDLESLSPCESNGMNNAENLGKVGGRGQEVGHIDLPDSHPLSFKALKEDVQRHWPWGLMLAELMLRIVLGDPSEAASSIEDTIITTKSTNGHTNKDETLAGCEMMKKLTTKACDQRYLEVIREFAHKGYFDNQNIYYYPS
- the LOC124153423 gene encoding uncharacterized protein LOC124153423 isoform X2, yielding MTLDGNGGAPPIPKKLEFFRDALGSAAAFGGDSEEDDIRVEDVEIAGSNRLGENFGSAMTFANVKFRTRKGPKNVGVVIKCLQETEWHVEVMNIYALFDKEVEFYRKTMPAIAKFQTERGMAQTSCIGELVPKCMFAKAHGDEHIVITENLREKGYCMADRHRGLGLRHSIVALRTLGRFHAASLAMKILEPGAFWEASRNSIREVNFIKGREKLFERFYNQLAVGKIEALILSEVEKGVDDADLLLRVASVADRVIKERFQLSQDILQRYREPLAVINHGDFWVNNIMYRYDKNVRKEEVPVAAKLLDFQMTRYGSPSLDLHTFLYTSTTYALRKDHGEDLLRAYHDALLAGIREAGVDLESLSPCESNGMNNAENLGKVGGRGQEVGHIDLPDSHPLSFKALKEDVQRHWPWGLMLAELMLRIVLGDPSEAASSIEDTIITTKSTNGHTNKDETLAGCEMMKKLTTKACDQRYLEVIREFAHKGYFDNQNIYYYPS